The following is a genomic window from Opitutaceae bacterium.
AACTACGGAGCCGCTCAGACCGAGCCCACGCGCACCACCTCCGCACTGACCGATCCTGTCAGACCCGGCGCCTGGGTGTCATTTGTCGTCCATGCAAAGTGGTCTGCGGAGAAGGACGGTTTCCTGAAAATCTGGAAGGACGGAGTCCTCGTGCATGATGTGAAGGGACCCAACATCTACACCACCATCGGCGTCGTCTATTCGCCCTATTTCAAGACGGGTATCTACCATCCGACATGGAATCTGAAGACTCCCGAGCGGCAGGCGGCCTTTGCACAGTCCGGTGGCAGGGCATCCAGGAAGATTATCTACGCGACCGACATCAAAATCGGCGGTGAAAACGCCCGGTACGAGGACATCGCTCCCGCTCCGCTGAAATCGTCAGACGCTCCCGCAAAGTGACGCCACTCGTCTTCCCTCAAAGGCTTCGGAATCATCGCAGCCACATTTCAAGGCGCGCCTCGACACGTCTCCTCCAATTTGTCCTTGGTCTTGCCACTCTGATTGCCGCTTCGTCCTTCGGCACCGCCGCACCCGCGCAGCGCCCCAATGTCCTGCTGATTCTCGCCGACAACTGGGCCTGGCCCAACGCCGGCGCTCTTGGCGATCCGCTTGCGCACACGCCAGCCTTTGACCGCATCGCGCGCGAGGGCGTGGTTTTCACGCACACCTTCAATCCCGTGCCATCCTGCTCGCCCACGCGATCCTGCCTGCTCACGGGTCGCATCGCGCACCAACTGGGTGAGCGCGCCAGCCTCTGGAGCGCATTCCCCAAGGACTCGCCGGTCATGACTGAAATTCTGAAGGCGGCCGGCTACGAAATCGGCTACAGTGGCAAGCCATGGGGGCCGGGAAATCACGAAATATCCGGCTGGAAGGACAATCCCGTCGGACCAAAGTACGCCAGCTTCGAGGAGTTCCTCTCACATTCCGGGTCAGCGAATCCGTTCTTTTTCTGGCTGGGAAACACGGATACCGCCACCAAGGGAGGGCGGCTGCCCTTCCTGGACAAGGCCACCGCTGTCATCAAGGCCTCGCAGATCGTCGTTCCCCCGGAGCTGCCCGACGCGCCGGAAACGCGGCGTGATCTTCTCAATTACTACGGCGGCGTGATGTCTCTCGACGAAACCGCCGCCCACGCCATCGCCCTGCTGGAAAAATCAGGTCAGCTCGACAACACCGTTGTCATCTACACCAGCGACAACGGCTGGCAGATGCCGCGCGGGCTCGCCAACTGCTACGACTCCGGTTCACGCGTACCGCTCGCCATCCGATGGGGCGCCCACCTGCGGCATGGGCGCCGGGTCGACCAGTTTGTGAACGTGGCCGAACTCGGGCCCACCATCCTCGAGCTCTGCGGTGTTCCACCACCGGCATCGATGACGCTGCACAGCGTCCGCAATCTGCTGCTCGGACTTCCGGATTCCACTCCCCGCGACGCCGCCTTCATCGAACGCGAGCGCCACGCCAATGTCCGCCACGACAACCTCAGCTACCCGATTCGCGCCATTCGCACGCGGGATTTCCTTTATATCCGCAACCTCCGGCCCGACCGCTGGCCAGCCGGAGATCCCGATGTCCTGTTTGTCCACGGGCGCCCCTACGGCGACGTCGACACCACCCTCACGAAGGACCTGCTGCTGCGCCACTTGAAGGATCCCGGCTACGCACGCTACATCTCCCTCATCTTCGACAAGCGGCCAGCCGAGGAGCTCTACGACCTATCCAAAGACCCGCACCAGATCGTGAATGTCGCCGGCCTTCCCGCCTATGAGAATCAGCAGGCCGCCCTGCGCCAGCGCCTCGATCGCTGGATGAACGAAACCCATGACCCGCGCGTTGATCCAGGGTACGATGCCTGGGACTTCTACCCGTACTACGGCAAACCGCCCAAACTCGACTGAGTGTCGGGCATCCGGCGAGCGGCGCCCGCGCGACGCGCCCCAGTCTGTCCAGCGGATTTGATCGGAACACGCCGCACAACCGCGGTCAACGCACTGCCCGTGCCGCGGTCGGATGCCGATCGATGTTCATCCCCGTCGCATTGATGGTTTGAATGCAGCGGGTGCAGCAGTCCGGTCGCCAGCACCGCTGCTCCCACAATCCCCGCATTGTTGCGCAATGCCGCGGGTACAAGCTCCGCACGATGGCGGAGGTGCCTGAAGAAGCGGGCGTGGTGCACAGCCTGGCCGCCGCCAAAGATGATGAGCTCGGGCCACACGAGGCGCTCCACCAGCTCCAAGAACTCGTTCACGCGCACGCACCAGACGGGCCAGCTCAGTTTTTCCGCGGCGCGTCTCGCCGCGGACGCATACAATTCCGCCCGGTCGCCATGCAGGGGCAGCCCGCCGAATTCGCATGGAATCACCACGCCGTCATGCGCCAGCGCCGAGCCAATGCCCGTGCCAAACGTGAGCACCAGCGTCTTTTCCGACCGGCCCCGGCCCGCGCCAAAGCGCATCTCCGCCCGCGCCGCAGCCTCCGCGTCATTCAGGATGACCACCGGACAGCCGGCCGCCCGAGAGAGCATCCGGGTGTCGACGCCCGCGGTTTCCGGATGCAGATTGTCCGACGTCACCACGCGCCCCTTCTGCACCACGCAGGGGAAACCGATCCCGACCGCAGCCGCGCGCCCAAAGCTCCGCGCCATCGTCGCAATCGCCGCCAGCAGTTGTCCCCTCGCAAGCGGGCGCGGTGTCGCCATCGCGCGCGGGTTTTCCAGCAGCCGCCCAGTGACAGGATCAACCGGCGCCGCTTTCAACGATGCGACCCCAATATCGATGCCGATGACATGCTCCGCGCTCATGCAATCTAGTGCGTGAAGAGGTGCGCGCCATCGAAGTTGTCTTTATCCCACGTGTTGACGTCGCCGTGGTAAAAATAGTGATCGATGCTGTCATCACCGGGGTTGAGTCGCGGGTCGTTGGTTGCGCGCATCCAGTCCATCACGCGCTGCTTCAGTGAGCTCTGAACCGCGGCATATTCCGGCTTGTCGGCGACATTGACCAGTTGGTCCGGATCCTTTCGAAGATCGTAAAGCTCCACGGCGGGCCGATGTTCGAAAGAGAGCTCAAAATAGCGCTGCATTCCGGGATCGTTCCGCTTGTTCATGAGAAACGTCTTGATCGGTCCGTTGTCGATGTCGCCATACGGTCCGACCGACTGGTGCTTCACCGGATCTCCCGCCGGCCAGCGGTCGGGTCGGAGATTGAGCAGCAGCAGGTAATCACGGGTACGGATCCCTCGAATCGGATAACCCAGATCTCCGGCGCGCACATTGGCATGGCGTTCGCGCTCGACGAAAACGGCGTCCCGCTTGACGGAATCCTTCTTCCCCTCGATCAGGCTCGCAAAGCTGCCGCACGTCATCGACGCCGGCACGGGCAGGCCGGTCAGTTCGAGCACGGTCGGCGCAAATTCGCTCAAATTTACGAAGCCATCGACCCTGCGTCCGCCGGCGATTGATCGACCCCACACCGCCATTGGAACCTTGAGTCCGTCGTCGTAGCAGTTCGCCAGCCCCCGCGGAATCTGCCATCCGTTGTCGCTGCAGCAGATCACGATGGTGTCCCTGGCAAGCCCATGCTTCTCCAACGCCTCCATGGCCGCACCAACCGCCTGATCGAATCGTCGCACGCCATTGTAGTACGCCAGCAGCGCGGCGCGGACCTCGGGTGTATCCGGCAGGTGCGAGGGAACCTTCACCGAGGCGGGATCAAGTCCCCTGGCCGCCTCGGCATGGTAGTCCCACTGCCCGATCGCGGTGTCGAGATTTCCGAGCCAGAAGAAGAACGGCTGTCCATCTGACCGTTGTTTCAAGAACGCGCCGAAATCGGCAAACCGGCGGCCAACGGGATTCTCCGCCCAGCCGCTGGCGACATAGTTGCCCGGCCCCCAGCCCTTGCCCGAGTAGCCCGTGACATAACCTGCGCGCCGCAGCAGATCCGACAGCAGCGGATACTCCGAGGGAAGCGAACTCCACAGATTCACCGCCTCTCCGAGCTGGTGGGCGTAGCGCCCCGCGAGCATGCTTGCGCGTGTCGGTGAGCAGGACGGCACGGGACAGAATGCATTGTCGAAATAGACGCCTTCGCGCGCGAGGCGGTCGAAATTGGGCGTGCGCACGGTGCGATCGCCCGCAAAGGAACTGTGCGGCGCGGCCCAGTTGTCGGCGAGGAGCAGAAGAATGTTGGGACGCCGCGGCTGCGCGCCGTCCGGGCCCGATGGCGCGGACCATCCCATGCCTGACCCGAAACACAGCCACCCCGCGAGAAGCATGCAGAATCGGACAAGAATTCGATCGTTCCGACGATCGAGGATCGGTGGGGGATGCGGAGCCATGGCTGTGAGGGCTGCAAGCGTCCGGAATTCGTTTGAAAAAACGAGGGGGCTCTTGTGCAAAGTATTGCATGCCGGGACCACGGACCAGCATGAACCAGTTGGCGAAGGCTGCGGGGGTGAGTGTGTCGACCGTCTCGCGGGCCTTGCGCAGCCAGTCCTCCATTCCGGAGGAGACGAGGCGTCGCATCCAGCAGCTGGCGGACAAGCTGGGATACAGGCCCGATCCGATGTTGAATGCGCTCTACTCGTATCGCCGTGGAATCACCAAGGCTGAATACCAGCCGACGCTCGGCATGGTCGCGACAAGCGCCGACTGGAAACTCAGCCTCGCCTGTCGTCTCTACCATGAGGGAGCCGGGCGCCGCGCGGAGGACCTCGGCTACCGGGTCGAGGTGTTTGTCGTCGAGCCCGGCAGACTCACTGCGCAGAGGCTCGCAGGCATACTGGAAACGCGTGGCATCCGCGGTGTCATGACCCTTCCGATCCTGGATGCCTCGGCGAACCTTGACCTGCTCCCGCAGAAATTCGTCGTCGTGGCGCTCGGTTACAAATTCCAGGCGTCGTCGATCAACCGGGTTTCGATCAATCATTTTTCTGCGATGGGCCAGGCCTTGGAGCAACTCGCCGCACTCGGGTACCGCAGACCCGGACTCGTGCTGCGCGCCGAGAGCCCCAGGATCGCGCCGACCGGCGTGACAC
Proteins encoded in this region:
- a CDS encoding sulfatase, whose amino-acid sequence is MTPLVFPQRLRNHRSHISRRASTRLLQFVLGLATLIAASSFGTAAPAQRPNVLLILADNWAWPNAGALGDPLAHTPAFDRIAREGVVFTHTFNPVPSCSPTRSCLLTGRIAHQLGERASLWSAFPKDSPVMTEILKAAGYEIGYSGKPWGPGNHEISGWKDNPVGPKYASFEEFLSHSGSANPFFFWLGNTDTATKGGRLPFLDKATAVIKASQIVVPPELPDAPETRRDLLNYYGGVMSLDETAAHAIALLEKSGQLDNTVVIYTSDNGWQMPRGLANCYDSGSRVPLAIRWGAHLRHGRRVDQFVNVAELGPTILELCGVPPPASMTLHSVRNLLLGLPDSTPRDAAFIERERHANVRHDNLSYPIRAIRTRDFLYIRNLRPDRWPAGDPDVLFVHGRPYGDVDTTLTKDLLLRHLKDPGYARYISLIFDKRPAEELYDLSKDPHQIVNVAGLPAYENQQAALRQRLDRWMNETHDPRVDPGYDAWDFYPYYGKPPKLD
- a CDS encoding ROK family protein encodes the protein MSAEHVIGIDIGVASLKAAPVDPVTGRLLENPRAMATPRPLARGQLLAAIATMARSFGRAAAVGIGFPCVVQKGRVVTSDNLHPETAGVDTRMLSRAAGCPVVILNDAEAAARAEMRFGAGRGRSEKTLVLTFGTGIGSALAHDGVVIPCEFGGLPLHGDRAELYASAARRAAEKLSWPVWCVRVNEFLELVERLVWPELIIFGGGQAVHHARFFRHLRHRAELVPAALRNNAGIVGAAVLATGLLHPLHSNHQCDGDEHRSASDRGTGSALTAVVRRVPIKSAGQTGARRAGAARRMPDTQSSLGGLP
- a CDS encoding sulfatase translates to MAPHPPPILDRRNDRILVRFCMLLAGWLCFGSGMGWSAPSGPDGAQPRRPNILLLLADNWAAPHSSFAGDRTVRTPNFDRLAREGVYFDNAFCPVPSCSPTRASMLAGRYAHQLGEAVNLWSSLPSEYPLLSDLLRRAGYVTGYSGKGWGPGNYVASGWAENPVGRRFADFGAFLKQRSDGQPFFFWLGNLDTAIGQWDYHAEAARGLDPASVKVPSHLPDTPEVRAALLAYYNGVRRFDQAVGAAMEALEKHGLARDTIVICCSDNGWQIPRGLANCYDDGLKVPMAVWGRSIAGGRRVDGFVNLSEFAPTVLELTGLPVPASMTCGSFASLIEGKKDSVKRDAVFVERERHANVRAGDLGYPIRGIRTRDYLLLLNLRPDRWPAGDPVKHQSVGPYGDIDNGPIKTFLMNKRNDPGMQRYFELSFEHRPAVELYDLRKDPDQLVNVADKPEYAAVQSSLKQRVMDWMRATNDPRLNPGDDSIDHYFYHGDVNTWDKDNFDGAHLFTH
- a CDS encoding LacI family DNA-binding transcriptional regulator, which translates into the protein MPGPRTSMNQLAKAAGVSVSTVSRALRSQSSIPEETRRRIQQLADKLGYRPDPMLNALYSYRRGITKAEYQPTLGMVATSADWKLSLACRLYHEGAGRRAEDLGYRVEVFVVEPGRLTAQRLAGILETRGIRGVMTLPILDASANLDLLPQKFVVVALGYKFQASSINRVSINHFSAMGQALEQLAALGYRRPGLVLRAESPRIAPTGVTHVGKLWEGGYLAERAKLFPELDIPAIKTADARHLNAWLGRYSPDVLISQDRDVRRLLDRANTGFPVAYTMVDDDTTLTGIHQNSLQVGRRAVDLLVAELYRPETESSAAPVTLLVGTTWNSGTAACLEHTRMGHKP